A genome region from Cucurbita pepo subsp. pepo cultivar mu-cu-16 chromosome LG02, ASM280686v2, whole genome shotgun sequence includes the following:
- the LOC111788516 gene encoding titin homolog isoform X1 — protein sequence MATMEKLFVQIFETKKWIIDQAKHQSNLFDQHLASKLIIDGIVPPPWLHSSFLPPSISHLEVAEVNKNFVSGVEFPRSPLETHFSLNEGLVADRWEELRHRSNEEAVSLNDDFDAGIRSSVLPQCNISDADFALNYAPYHDTSPFSPQGRGGVVSENFQDPTLSLARLHRSKSRQRALELRNSVKSARCRSRCEDKDDCIAGGITGSAIDLLRVDLEDESKLVKPSSSCKGIVSAEEETNVCCEQKDISVCSDKITIVGSPGLQSSSINVDNSFKSSSKDEGLCVAAGSTKDSCQVNEQFDLRRPLSGKIDYCEEGSGYGRCEEYNFDNADQFRLQCSSLDEDKSLCISLEDERACPGSSKLHSDQVDEQLPKPSSSNIECREETLLEHCRSQECNLDNALQSGSQHSNLDADDYGKLLDLSKPSSANIECCEETVLGHCRNWECNLNSAQGSGSQYSSQDVDNSSNVDSENGRSCPIGNSTVHSVQVEEQLDLSKSSSDNMDCCEEEILTHIRSQECKFSDAQQSGMQHSSLDADNPPCLSSEDGTLCHVGSSKRHSDQVSEPLALSRPTSVNIECHEEGLGGCTTQDNNFDNNAEQSSLEKISSSPIMEVREKTSGKKPSTFLDDKRAVNKKGKCNSSLPVPVPQIQVDSGKEDDSSKGVSESHSEKRYQDRGYLNGNSLSSDDTSLLGHEKVIACSLLQSDEPSEQNSSLKDGTSNFQFSHENVVEIPHVDTEDALVLMRDTETFRDLMVMAPGAPSAGERDSNLEQKLKSSGVSQCKDSDSFEGYIGDFNGNPHCTSTECQTAEKVKELKAFCSVSKASSSHENQRMVELQLENSIDASLSLRNEKLQVINRSPVDKKLMQEFDYEKPVLDFQRLSFCEEGYLQPNVNMSPVEILQLEKEAHIVQGSESSSTLTAKEDLSRFGSNSRGTMLQNVMLENQSLDTKENFQFGDSELPADTGKTEGEEENGKLTSYSLITPHIQTSHYRGADKDKPALERFLMQADDEQPCISVGGINFDKLDLSKCLIERASILEKLCKSACINSPLSSSLESFKLNKVTDLYHSLPNGLPESMDLGSNLLMNDQNNLLKDGSNFLNREVIYSPHGRSFSDCLQSFSSNSAGEVRKPFASPFGKFLDRNSLNSSSSGKRSSQNIELPCISEEAENTDEVDDDFSKDMGSKERVPLADITENESVQVTVSEAARFTDRLSLESLNTELSNTGTHNRTKENLTQKSSKRKYLNEAVNHDILPVGNGAKRVTRSSYNRFSRSDLSCKENFRKEGPRFSENESKHKNIVSNVTSFIPLLQQREAPTILKGKRDIKVRAIEAAEAAKRLAEKKENERQMKKEALKLERARMEQENLRQIEVEKKKKDEERKKKEEERKKKEADMAAKKRQREEEERKEKERKRMRVEEVRRRLREHGGKLKSDKENKEAKPQANDQKPRDRKGCRDGTDKRDKESGHDNFDKLSVIESKASSTSDAGRASFVVEDSHTTSVGSLEAEALENVMENRISETSTEQSYQISPYKASDDEDEEDGDGDDGLQNNKFVPSWASKDRLAVLFASQQKLNPEIIFPPKSFCDIAEVLLCRKHQLK from the exons ATGGCGACGATGGAGAAGCTGTTCGTGCAGATTTTCGAGACGAAGAAGTGGATCATCGACCAGGCCAAGCACCAATCCAATCTCTTCGATCAACACCTCGCGTCCAAGCTCATTATCGATGGAATTGTTCCTCCGCCATGGCTCCACTCGTCTTTTCTTCCTCCCTCCATTTCGCATCTTGAAG TTGCAGAAGTGAACAAGAATTTTGTTTCTGGAGTTGAGTTCCCGCGGTCGCCGCTTGAGACACATTTTAGTTTGAACGAGGGATTGGTTGCAGACAGGTGGGAGGAGTTGCGGCATAGGTCAAATGAAGAAGCTGTTTCTTTAAATGATGATTTTGACGCAGGAATTAGGTCATCTGTTTTACCACAGTGCAACATAAGTGACGCTGATTTTGCCCTAAACTATGCCCCTTATCATGACACGAGTCctttttctcctcaaggtCGAGGAGGCGTAGTttcagaaaattttcaagatcCTACTCTGTCATTGGCACGGTTACACAGATCTAAATCTAGGCAAAGGGCTTTAGAGTTGCGTAATAGTGTTAAATCCGCTAGGTGTCGATCAAGGTGTGAGGACAAGGATGATTGCATTGCTGGTGGGATCACGGGATCTGCTATTGATTTGCTGCGAGTTGATCTCGAAGATGAATCAAAGTTGGTTAAGCCATCTAGTAGCTGTAAGGGAATTGTTTCTGCAGAAGAAGAAACTAATGTTTGTTGCGAGCAGAAGGATATCTCTGTTTGCTCTGATAAAATTACAATAGTTGGAAGCCCTGGGTTGCAAAGTAGCTCTATTAATGTGGataattcttttaagagtTCCTCAAAAGATGAAGGGTTATGCGTAGCTGCAGGTTCAACAAAGGATTCTTGTCAAGTGAATGAACAATTCGACTTGCGTAGACCTTTGTCTGGAAAGATTGATTACTGCGAGGAAGGGTCGGGGTATGGCAGGTGTGaggaatataattttgataacGCTGACCAGTTTAGGTTGCAATGTAGCTCTTTGGATGAGGATAAATCTTTATGCATTTCCCTTGAAGATGAAAGAGCGTGTCCTGGAAGCTCAAAATTGCATTCTGATCAAGTGGACGAGCAATTACCTAAACCGTCGTCTAGCAATATTGAGTGCCGTGAAGAGACATTATTAGAACATTGCAGGAGCCAGGAATGTAATCTTGATAATGCTCTACAATCTGGGTCACAACATAGCAACCTAGATGCAGACGACTATGGAAAATTATTGGACTTGTCTAAACCTTCTTCTGCCAACATCGAATGCTGCGAAGAAACTGTTTTAGGACATTGTAGGAATTGGGAATGTAATCTTAATAGTGCCCAAGGGTCTGGGTCGCAGTACAGCTCCCAGGATGTGGATAATTCTTCGAATGTTGACTCTGAGAATGGAAGATCATGTCCCATTGGAAACTCAACAGTGCATTCTGTTCAAGTGGAAGAGCAATTGGACTTATCTAAATCTTCATCCGATAATATGGACTGCtgtgaagaagaaatattaACACATATCAGGAGTCAGGAGTGTAAATTTAGCGATGCTCAACAATCAGGGATGCAACATAGCTCCCTGGATGCGGATAATCCTCCATGCCTTTCCTCTGAAGATGGAACTTTATGTCATGTTGGAAGTTCAAAACGACATTCTGATCAAGTGAGTGAGCCGTTGGCATTGTCTAGACCTACATCGGTCAATATTGAATGCCATGAAGAAGGACTAGGAGGCTGCACGACCCAGgacaataattttgataataatgCAGAACAGTCTAGTTTAGAGAAAATTTCCAGTTCACCTATAATGGAAGTAAGGGAGAAAACATCAGGTAAGAAGCCCTCCACTTTTCTGGATGACAAGAGGGCtgttaataaaaaaggaaaatgcaaTTCATCCCTTCCCGTGCCTGTGCCACAGATTCAGGTAGACTCAGGAAAGGAAGATGATTCTTCTAAAGGTGTATCTGAATCTCATAGTGAGAAGAGATACCAAGACAGAGGATATTTAAATGGGAATTCTCTCTCGTCTGATGACACATCACTGCTAGGTCATGAAAAAGTAATTGCTTGTTCTTTGCTGCAAAGTGATGAACCTTCTGAACAAAATAGTTCTTTGAAAGATGGAACAtcaaattttcagttttccCATGAAAATGTAGTTGAGATCCCACACGTGGATACAGAAGATGCATTAGTTTTGATGAGAGACACAGAAACGTTTAGAGATCTCATGGTCATGGCTCCTGGTGCTCCTTCCGCCGGTGAAAGGGATAGTAATTTGGAGCAGAAACTGAAAAGTTCAGGCGTATCTCAGTGTAAAGATTCAGATTCTTTTGAGGGATACATTGGGGACTTTAATGGTAACCCTCATTGCACATCAACAGAGTGCCAGACTGcagaaaaagtaaaagagttaAAAGCTTTCTGCTCAGTTTCGAAGGCATCTAGTTCTCATGAAAACCAGAGAATGGTTGAGCTGCAATTGGAGAACAGTATTGATGCATCTTTAAGCTTGAGGAATGAGAAACTTCAAGTTATCAACAGGAGTCCTGTAGATAAAAAATTGATGCAGGAATTTGACTATGAAAAACCTGTCCTCGATTTTCAACGATTATCATTTTGTGAAGAAGGTTACCTACAACCAAATGTGAACATGAGCCCTGTAGAAATATTGCAGTTGGAAAAGGAAGCTCACATAGTGCAGGGGTCTGAATCTTCATCTACGCTTACAGCCAAAGAG GATCTCTCTAGGTTCGGGAGCAATAGCAGAGGCACAATGTTGCAAAATGTTATGCTAGAGAACCAAAGTTTggatacaaaagaaaattttcaatttggaGATAGTGAACTTCCTGCTGATACCGGGAAAACTGAAGGCGAagaggaaaatggaaaactTACTTCTTACTCGCTTATTACTCCCCATATCCAAACTTCTCATTATCGTGGTGCAGATAAGGATAAGCCTGCACTAGAGAGGTTCCTAATGCAGGCTGATGATGAACAGCCATGTATTTCTGTTGGTGGAATCAACTTTGACAAGTTAGATCTTTCGAAGTGTCTGATAGAACGTGCTAGCATATTGGAGAAACTTTGTAAATCTGCCTGTATAAACAGCCCGTTATCCTCATCTTTAGAAAGTTTTAAGTTGAATAAGGTGACAGACTTGTACCATTCTCTTCCTAATGGTCTACCAGAGAGCATGGACTTGGGGAGTAACCTTCTGATGAATGATCAAAATAACCTACTGAAGGATGGTAGTAACTTCTTGAATAGAGAAGTAATCTATTCTCCTCATGGGAGGTCTTTTTCTGATTGTCTACAAAGCTTTAGCAGTAATTCAGCTGGTGAGGTCAGGAAGCCGTTTGCATCTCCATTTGGTAAGTTTTTGGATAGAAATTCATTGAATTCTTCCAGTTCTGGAAAACGAAGCAGCCAGAATATAGAGCTTCCTTGCATTAGTGAAGAAGCCGAGAACACAGATGAGGTTGATGATGATTTTTCAAAGGATATGGGATCTAAAGAGCGAGTACCACTTGCTGACATTACAGAAAATGAAAGCGTTCAGGTTACAGTTTCTGAAGCTGCAAGGTTTACTGATAGATTGAGTTTAGAATCTTTAAACACAGAACTCAGCAACACAGGGACTCATAATAGAACCAAAGAGAATCTAACTCAGAAAAGCAGTAAGAGGAAATATTTGAATGAGGCCGTGAATCATGATATCCTGCCAGTAGGAAACGGAGCTAAGAGAGTCACTAGATCATCTTATAATAGATTTAGCAGGTCAGATTTATCCTgtaaagaaaatttcagaaaGGAAGGCCCTCGATTCTCTGAAAATGAGTCCAAGCATAAAAATATTGTGTCCAATGTGACTTCTTTTATTCCTCTTCTCCAACAAAGAGAAGCTCCAACTATTTTAaaag GGAAGAGAGATATTAAGGTGAGGGCCATTGAGGCTGCTGAGGCTGCAAAACGCCTtgcagaaaagaaagaaaatgaacgtcaaatgaagaaagaagccTTGAAACTTGAAAGAGCAAGAATGGAACAGGAGAATTTGAGGCAGATTGAagtggagaaaaaaaagaaagatgaagagcgaaagaagaaagaggaagaaaggaagaaaaaggaggcTGATATGGCAGCAAAGAAAAGAcagagggaagaagaagagagaaaggagaaagaaagaaaaagaatgcgTGTTGAAGAAGTTAGGAGGCGATTACGAGAACATGGTGGGAAGTTAAAATCTGATAAAGAGAATAAGGAAGCGAAACCACAAGCCAAT GACCAAAAACCACGTGACAGGAAGGGATGCAGGGATGGGACTGACAAACGAGACAAGGAAAGTGGACATGACAACTTTGACAAACTGTCAGTTATAGAGTCCAAGGCCTCTTCTACAAGCGATGCTGGAAGGGCAAGCTTTGTTGTGGAGGATTCGCACACAACAAGTGTGGGTTCTCTAGAGGCTGAG GCACTTGAAAATGTGATGGAAAATAGAATCTCCGAAACAAGTACAGAACAATCATATCAGATTTCTCCTTACAAAGCTTCTGATGATGAAGACGAAGAGGATGGCGATGGCGATGATGGCctacaaaacaataaatttgttcCATCATGGGCCAG TAAGGATCGTTTAGCTGTCCTTTTTGCTTCCCAGCAAAAACTAAATCCAGAAATTATCTTTCCACCTAAAAGTTTTTGTGATATAGCTGAAG TTCTCTTGTGTCGAAAGCATCAGTTGAAATAG
- the LOC111788516 gene encoding titin homolog isoform X3 translates to MATMEKLFVQIFETKKWIIDQAKHQSNLFDQHLASKLIIDGIVPPPWLHSSFLPPSISHLEVAEVNKNFVSGVEFPRSPLETHFSLNEGLVADRWEELRHRSNEEAVSLNDDFDAGIRSSVLPQCNISDADFALNYAPYHDTSPFSPQGRGGVVSENFQDPTLSLARLHRSKSRQRALELRNSVKSARCRSRCEDKDDCIAGGITGSAIDLLRVDLEDESKLVKPSSSCKGIVSAEEETNVCCEQKDISVCSDKINVDNSFKSSSKDEGLCVAAGSTKDSCQVNEQFDLRRPLSGKIDYCEEGSGYGRCEEYNFDNADQFRLQCSSLDEDKSLCISLEDERACPGSSKLHSDQVDEQLPKPSSSNIECREETLLEHCRSQECNLDNALQSGSQHSNLDADDYGKLLDLSKPSSANIECCEETVLGHCRNWECNLNSAQGSGSQYSSQDVDNSSNVDSENGRSCPIGNSTVHSVQVEEQLDLSKSSSDNMDCCEEEILTHIRSQECKFSDAQQSGMQHSSLDADNPPCLSSEDGTLCHVGSSKRHSDQVSEPLALSRPTSVNIECHEEGLGGCTTQDNNFDNNAEQSSLEKISSSPIMEVREKTSGKKPSTFLDDKRAVNKKGKCNSSLPVPVPQIQVDSGKEDDSSKGVSESHSEKRYQDRGYLNGNSLSSDDTSLLGHEKVIACSLLQSDEPSEQNSSLKDGTSNFQFSHENVVEIPHVDTEDALVLMRDTETFRDLMVMAPGAPSAGERDSNLEQKLKSSGVSQCKDSDSFEGYIGDFNGNPHCTSTECQTAEKVKELKAFCSVSKASSSHENQRMVELQLENSIDASLSLRNEKLQVINRSPVDKKLMQEFDYEKPVLDFQRLSFCEEGYLQPNVNMSPVEILQLEKEAHIVQGSESSSTLTAKEDLSRFGSNSRGTMLQNVMLENQSLDTKENFQFGDSELPADTGKTEGEEENGKLTSYSLITPHIQTSHYRGADKDKPALERFLMQADDEQPCISVGGINFDKLDLSKCLIERASILEKLCKSACINSPLSSSLESFKLNKVTDLYHSLPNGLPESMDLGSNLLMNDQNNLLKDGSNFLNREVIYSPHGRSFSDCLQSFSSNSAGEVRKPFASPFGKFLDRNSLNSSSSGKRSSQNIELPCISEEAENTDEVDDDFSKDMGSKERVPLADITENESVQVTVSEAARFTDRLSLESLNTELSNTGTHNRTKENLTQKSSKRKYLNEAVNHDILPVGNGAKRVTRSSYNRFSRSDLSCKENFRKEGPRFSENESKHKNIVSNVTSFIPLLQQREAPTILKGKRDIKVRAIEAAEAAKRLAEKKENERQMKKEALKLERARMEQENLRQIEVEKKKKDEERKKKEEERKKKEADMAAKKRQREEEERKEKERKRMRVEEVRRRLREHGGKLKSDKENKEAKPQANDQKPRDRKGCRDGTDKRDKESGHDNFDKLSVIESKASSTSDAGRASFVVEDSHTTSVGSLEAEALENVMENRISETSTEQSYQISPYKASDDEDEEDGDGDDGLQNNKFVPSWASKDRLAVLFASQQKLNPEIIFPPKSFCDIAEVLLCRKHQLK, encoded by the exons ATGGCGACGATGGAGAAGCTGTTCGTGCAGATTTTCGAGACGAAGAAGTGGATCATCGACCAGGCCAAGCACCAATCCAATCTCTTCGATCAACACCTCGCGTCCAAGCTCATTATCGATGGAATTGTTCCTCCGCCATGGCTCCACTCGTCTTTTCTTCCTCCCTCCATTTCGCATCTTGAAG TTGCAGAAGTGAACAAGAATTTTGTTTCTGGAGTTGAGTTCCCGCGGTCGCCGCTTGAGACACATTTTAGTTTGAACGAGGGATTGGTTGCAGACAGGTGGGAGGAGTTGCGGCATAGGTCAAATGAAGAAGCTGTTTCTTTAAATGATGATTTTGACGCAGGAATTAGGTCATCTGTTTTACCACAGTGCAACATAAGTGACGCTGATTTTGCCCTAAACTATGCCCCTTATCATGACACGAGTCctttttctcctcaaggtCGAGGAGGCGTAGTttcagaaaattttcaagatcCTACTCTGTCATTGGCACGGTTACACAGATCTAAATCTAGGCAAAGGGCTTTAGAGTTGCGTAATAGTGTTAAATCCGCTAGGTGTCGATCAAGGTGTGAGGACAAGGATGATTGCATTGCTGGTGGGATCACGGGATCTGCTATTGATTTGCTGCGAGTTGATCTCGAAGATGAATCAAAGTTGGTTAAGCCATCTAGTAGCTGTAAGGGAATTGTTTCTGCAGAAGAAGAAACTAATGTTTGTTGCGAGCAGAAGGATATCTCTGTTTGCTCTGATAAA ATTAATGTGGataattcttttaagagtTCCTCAAAAGATGAAGGGTTATGCGTAGCTGCAGGTTCAACAAAGGATTCTTGTCAAGTGAATGAACAATTCGACTTGCGTAGACCTTTGTCTGGAAAGATTGATTACTGCGAGGAAGGGTCGGGGTATGGCAGGTGTGaggaatataattttgataacGCTGACCAGTTTAGGTTGCAATGTAGCTCTTTGGATGAGGATAAATCTTTATGCATTTCCCTTGAAGATGAAAGAGCGTGTCCTGGAAGCTCAAAATTGCATTCTGATCAAGTGGACGAGCAATTACCTAAACCGTCGTCTAGCAATATTGAGTGCCGTGAAGAGACATTATTAGAACATTGCAGGAGCCAGGAATGTAATCTTGATAATGCTCTACAATCTGGGTCACAACATAGCAACCTAGATGCAGACGACTATGGAAAATTATTGGACTTGTCTAAACCTTCTTCTGCCAACATCGAATGCTGCGAAGAAACTGTTTTAGGACATTGTAGGAATTGGGAATGTAATCTTAATAGTGCCCAAGGGTCTGGGTCGCAGTACAGCTCCCAGGATGTGGATAATTCTTCGAATGTTGACTCTGAGAATGGAAGATCATGTCCCATTGGAAACTCAACAGTGCATTCTGTTCAAGTGGAAGAGCAATTGGACTTATCTAAATCTTCATCCGATAATATGGACTGCtgtgaagaagaaatattaACACATATCAGGAGTCAGGAGTGTAAATTTAGCGATGCTCAACAATCAGGGATGCAACATAGCTCCCTGGATGCGGATAATCCTCCATGCCTTTCCTCTGAAGATGGAACTTTATGTCATGTTGGAAGTTCAAAACGACATTCTGATCAAGTGAGTGAGCCGTTGGCATTGTCTAGACCTACATCGGTCAATATTGAATGCCATGAAGAAGGACTAGGAGGCTGCACGACCCAGgacaataattttgataataatgCAGAACAGTCTAGTTTAGAGAAAATTTCCAGTTCACCTATAATGGAAGTAAGGGAGAAAACATCAGGTAAGAAGCCCTCCACTTTTCTGGATGACAAGAGGGCtgttaataaaaaaggaaaatgcaaTTCATCCCTTCCCGTGCCTGTGCCACAGATTCAGGTAGACTCAGGAAAGGAAGATGATTCTTCTAAAGGTGTATCTGAATCTCATAGTGAGAAGAGATACCAAGACAGAGGATATTTAAATGGGAATTCTCTCTCGTCTGATGACACATCACTGCTAGGTCATGAAAAAGTAATTGCTTGTTCTTTGCTGCAAAGTGATGAACCTTCTGAACAAAATAGTTCTTTGAAAGATGGAACAtcaaattttcagttttccCATGAAAATGTAGTTGAGATCCCACACGTGGATACAGAAGATGCATTAGTTTTGATGAGAGACACAGAAACGTTTAGAGATCTCATGGTCATGGCTCCTGGTGCTCCTTCCGCCGGTGAAAGGGATAGTAATTTGGAGCAGAAACTGAAAAGTTCAGGCGTATCTCAGTGTAAAGATTCAGATTCTTTTGAGGGATACATTGGGGACTTTAATGGTAACCCTCATTGCACATCAACAGAGTGCCAGACTGcagaaaaagtaaaagagttaAAAGCTTTCTGCTCAGTTTCGAAGGCATCTAGTTCTCATGAAAACCAGAGAATGGTTGAGCTGCAATTGGAGAACAGTATTGATGCATCTTTAAGCTTGAGGAATGAGAAACTTCAAGTTATCAACAGGAGTCCTGTAGATAAAAAATTGATGCAGGAATTTGACTATGAAAAACCTGTCCTCGATTTTCAACGATTATCATTTTGTGAAGAAGGTTACCTACAACCAAATGTGAACATGAGCCCTGTAGAAATATTGCAGTTGGAAAAGGAAGCTCACATAGTGCAGGGGTCTGAATCTTCATCTACGCTTACAGCCAAAGAG GATCTCTCTAGGTTCGGGAGCAATAGCAGAGGCACAATGTTGCAAAATGTTATGCTAGAGAACCAAAGTTTggatacaaaagaaaattttcaatttggaGATAGTGAACTTCCTGCTGATACCGGGAAAACTGAAGGCGAagaggaaaatggaaaactTACTTCTTACTCGCTTATTACTCCCCATATCCAAACTTCTCATTATCGTGGTGCAGATAAGGATAAGCCTGCACTAGAGAGGTTCCTAATGCAGGCTGATGATGAACAGCCATGTATTTCTGTTGGTGGAATCAACTTTGACAAGTTAGATCTTTCGAAGTGTCTGATAGAACGTGCTAGCATATTGGAGAAACTTTGTAAATCTGCCTGTATAAACAGCCCGTTATCCTCATCTTTAGAAAGTTTTAAGTTGAATAAGGTGACAGACTTGTACCATTCTCTTCCTAATGGTCTACCAGAGAGCATGGACTTGGGGAGTAACCTTCTGATGAATGATCAAAATAACCTACTGAAGGATGGTAGTAACTTCTTGAATAGAGAAGTAATCTATTCTCCTCATGGGAGGTCTTTTTCTGATTGTCTACAAAGCTTTAGCAGTAATTCAGCTGGTGAGGTCAGGAAGCCGTTTGCATCTCCATTTGGTAAGTTTTTGGATAGAAATTCATTGAATTCTTCCAGTTCTGGAAAACGAAGCAGCCAGAATATAGAGCTTCCTTGCATTAGTGAAGAAGCCGAGAACACAGATGAGGTTGATGATGATTTTTCAAAGGATATGGGATCTAAAGAGCGAGTACCACTTGCTGACATTACAGAAAATGAAAGCGTTCAGGTTACAGTTTCTGAAGCTGCAAGGTTTACTGATAGATTGAGTTTAGAATCTTTAAACACAGAACTCAGCAACACAGGGACTCATAATAGAACCAAAGAGAATCTAACTCAGAAAAGCAGTAAGAGGAAATATTTGAATGAGGCCGTGAATCATGATATCCTGCCAGTAGGAAACGGAGCTAAGAGAGTCACTAGATCATCTTATAATAGATTTAGCAGGTCAGATTTATCCTgtaaagaaaatttcagaaaGGAAGGCCCTCGATTCTCTGAAAATGAGTCCAAGCATAAAAATATTGTGTCCAATGTGACTTCTTTTATTCCTCTTCTCCAACAAAGAGAAGCTCCAACTATTTTAaaag GGAAGAGAGATATTAAGGTGAGGGCCATTGAGGCTGCTGAGGCTGCAAAACGCCTtgcagaaaagaaagaaaatgaacgtcaaatgaagaaagaagccTTGAAACTTGAAAGAGCAAGAATGGAACAGGAGAATTTGAGGCAGATTGAagtggagaaaaaaaagaaagatgaagagcgaaagaagaaagaggaagaaaggaagaaaaaggaggcTGATATGGCAGCAAAGAAAAGAcagagggaagaagaagagagaaaggagaaagaaagaaaaagaatgcgTGTTGAAGAAGTTAGGAGGCGATTACGAGAACATGGTGGGAAGTTAAAATCTGATAAAGAGAATAAGGAAGCGAAACCACAAGCCAAT GACCAAAAACCACGTGACAGGAAGGGATGCAGGGATGGGACTGACAAACGAGACAAGGAAAGTGGACATGACAACTTTGACAAACTGTCAGTTATAGAGTCCAAGGCCTCTTCTACAAGCGATGCTGGAAGGGCAAGCTTTGTTGTGGAGGATTCGCACACAACAAGTGTGGGTTCTCTAGAGGCTGAG GCACTTGAAAATGTGATGGAAAATAGAATCTCCGAAACAAGTACAGAACAATCATATCAGATTTCTCCTTACAAAGCTTCTGATGATGAAGACGAAGAGGATGGCGATGGCGATGATGGCctacaaaacaataaatttgttcCATCATGGGCCAG TAAGGATCGTTTAGCTGTCCTTTTTGCTTCCCAGCAAAAACTAAATCCAGAAATTATCTTTCCACCTAAAAGTTTTTGTGATATAGCTGAAG TTCTCTTGTGTCGAAAGCATCAGTTGAAATAG